The following are encoded together in the Verrucomicrobiia bacterium genome:
- a CDS encoding tetratricopeptide repeat protein: MKRTMVGGLVLLLTAALASSGCGGYHGTSVEARYSSGYHDAGWYYRDGLRLYRLGYYDRAIVQFRLAIDLEPDYWQAHYYLGDCYYNLGYYDRAITYYDRVLVIHTDPVWVSKVNYNIGLVYEKTGKPDRAVERYDRALKVKPGYGPAKQAKTRLLKAKVKDAEKRGRYRDGNRRRD, encoded by the coding sequence ATGAAACGGACCATGGTGGGGGGGTTGGTTTTGCTGCTGACCGCCGCCCTGGCCTCAAGCGGGTGCGGCGGGTACCACGGCACGAGCGTGGAAGCACGCTATTCCAGCGGCTATCACGACGCCGGTTGGTACTACCGGGACGGTTTGCGCCTGTATCGTTTGGGCTACTACGACCGCGCCATCGTGCAGTTCCGGTTGGCGATTGACCTGGAGCCGGACTACTGGCAGGCCCACTACTACCTCGGGGACTGCTACTACAACCTCGGGTATTACGACCGCGCCATCACTTACTACGACCGCGTGCTGGTGATTCACACAGACCCCGTCTGGGTCTCGAAGGTGAACTACAACATCGGCCTGGTGTACGAAAAAACCGGCAAGCCCGACCGCGCCGTCGAGCGCTACGACCGCGCCCTGAAGGTCAAGCCGGGCTACGGTCCGGCCAAACAGGCCAAAACCCGCTTGCTTAAAGCGAAGGTGAAGGATGCCGAAAAACGCGGCCGGTATCGGGATGGGAACAGAAGAAGGGACTGA
- a CDS encoding glycosyltransferase family 39 protein — protein MVEKSETRNRSGWFYVLIALTLLAAVFFFSSRERLVDPDEGAYLLAAKLVMEGQSLYTDFFWPQMPLLPYAYGAWMKIFGMNWYSARALSGFLGVLMGLLLFLHVRNLTGKQSWALLAVILFAASSFSIGWFATTKTYALSTFLLFAAYLSLYADRWKDWKYLLAGVFLGLAISTRLYFVGLVPVFFYLIYRDGKKLPPLWKHITGLLLGLAPSSYFLLKNPDNFYFNNIGYHFLRSDFDFAGSLTQKIQSIPRLLGWGLTEGFIGLQFALLLLAGAYLLYISIRAGQKLPSLLVVTFVLPFMLFIPTPTHIQYFSSMIPFLIIALILLASKLMQSPGRWRTLSIIALTAYVLAWPFDYHRYTALGTAVPGVGGGRENAINWKIETLESVARTLDSNIETEGEPVLAFWPGYLLSSKAAVLPKIENHSGVVISSRLHDAQREKYRILSVTELADAIAARKTRLIIFEIWIREPLRSQLLELMRQSGYERILQIGDREIYKWNGKT, from the coding sequence ATGGTGGAAAAATCCGAAACTCGTAATCGAAGCGGTTGGTTTTATGTTTTGATTGCTTTGACCCTCCTGGCCGCCGTTTTTTTCTTTTCGTCGCGCGAGCGGCTGGTGGACCCCGACGAGGGGGCCTACCTTCTGGCCGCCAAGCTGGTGATGGAAGGCCAATCGCTCTATACCGATTTCTTCTGGCCCCAAATGCCCCTTTTGCCCTATGCCTACGGGGCTTGGATGAAAATTTTCGGGATGAACTGGTATTCCGCCCGCGCCCTCTCCGGCTTCTTGGGCGTTTTGATGGGCCTTCTCCTCTTCCTCCACGTCAGAAATCTTACGGGTAAACAATCCTGGGCACTTTTAGCTGTAATCCTTTTTGCCGCCAGCAGCTTCTCCATCGGCTGGTTCGCCACCACGAAAACCTACGCGCTCTCGACTTTTCTCCTTTTCGCCGCCTACCTCTCCCTCTATGCCGACCGCTGGAAGGATTGGAAATATCTTCTGGCCGGAGTTTTTCTCGGATTGGCGATAAGCACCCGCCTCTATTTCGTTGGGCTGGTTCCCGTTTTTTTCTATCTGATTTACCGGGACGGAAAAAAACTCCCCCCCCTTTGGAAGCATATAACCGGCCTTTTGCTCGGCTTGGCGCCGAGTTCTTACTTCCTCCTCAAAAACCCGGACAATTTCTACTTCAACAACATCGGCTACCACTTCTTGCGTTCCGATTTCGACTTCGCCGGCTCCCTAACGCAGAAAATCCAGTCCATCCCCCGCCTCTTGGGCTGGGGCTTGACGGAGGGGTTCATCGGTCTGCAGTTCGCGCTTCTCCTTTTGGCAGGCGCTTACCTGCTCTACATTTCGATTCGCGCCGGACAAAAACTTCCCTCCCTTCTGGTGGTGACTTTCGTTCTGCCGTTCATGCTGTTTATCCCCACCCCCACGCACATTCAATACTTCTCCTCGATGATTCCGTTTCTGATAATCGCCCTGATTCTGCTTGCTTCGAAACTGATGCAATCCCCCGGCCGCTGGCGAACTCTTTCCATTATTGCTTTGACGGCTTACGTCCTCGCCTGGCCGTTCGATTACCACCGCTACACCGCCCTTGGAACAGCCGTGCCCGGCGTCGGCGGCGGGCGCGAGAATGCCATAAACTGGAAAATCGAAACGCTCGAATCGGTCGCCCGCACGCTGGATTCAAACATAGAAACCGAAGGCGAGCCGGTTTTGGCCTTCTGGCCCGGCTATCTGTTAAGCTCCAAGGCGGCTGTCCTGCCGAAAATAGAAAACCACTCCGGCGTGGTTATCTCCTCCCGGCTGCATGACGCCCAACGGGAAAAATACCGCATCCTCTCCGTAACCGAACTGGCCGACGCCATCGCTGCGCGCAAAACCCGCCTGATTATCTTCGAAATCTGGATTCGCGAACCGCTACGTTCGCAGTTGTTGGAGCTGATGCGCCAAAGCGGCTACGAACGCATTCTGCAAATCGGAGACAGAGAGATATACAAATGGAACGGAAAAACGTAG
- a CDS encoding tail fiber domain-containing protein translates to MKRILTVSMLTALAALWTMAVFAAVPQLINFQSILRDGSGIPVADSTYSVTFTIYNAASGGTNLWTETQSVTTANGLFAVLLGSANPVPDSAFNDSVRYLGVQVGADPEMTPRQQIVSTAYSFRVAHFIPNYGINNTFIGQYAGNLGMAGRNNTGSGIGALVRNNTGSENTANGTFALLNNNAGSSNTACGYSALAYNISGYNNTASGAEALANNTSGFYNTASGYRALYNNTTGSDNTASGVGALFSNTTGYSNTANGSGALYSNTTGIDNTASGDDALSRNTGGNGNTAYGVAALNSNTTGGANTASGKEALFNNTIGNHNTASGASALYSNTTGIDNTASGYLALGNNTTGSYNIASGFSALSGNTGGGGNTALGYGALSGNATGNLNTAIGYGANVAISTMTNATAIGANAIVDASDKIRLGNSAVTVLECQVGLTVVSDKNEKENFRPVDGEEVLEKLRKLELSSWNYKGHDPKQFRHYGPMAQDFFAAFGDDGVGKIGTETTLNSGDVAGILMAAVQALGDENAELKSRMEQLEKKLKELQAEKPQAEVR, encoded by the coding sequence ATGAAACGCATCCTTACAGTATCCATGCTGACGGCGCTTGCGGCACTGTGGACGATGGCGGTTTTTGCGGCGGTGCCGCAGTTGATCAATTTTCAAAGCATCCTGCGGGATGGGAGCGGGATCCCGGTGGCGGACAGCACATATTCGGTCACGTTCACCATCTACAATGCTGCCAGCGGGGGAACCAACCTTTGGACCGAAACCCAGAGCGTGACCACTGCCAACGGGCTTTTCGCCGTGCTTTTGGGGAGCGCCAACCCGGTTCCGGATTCCGCTTTTAACGATTCCGTTCGCTATCTCGGGGTCCAAGTCGGGGCGGACCCGGAGATGACGCCGCGACAGCAAATCGTTTCGACGGCCTATTCGTTCCGAGTCGCCCATTTCATCCCCAATTATGGTATTAACAACACCTTCATCGGTCAGTATGCCGGCAACTTGGGGATGGCCGGGCGCAATAACACCGGCAGCGGGATCGGTGCGCTCGTTCGCAACAACACCGGCTCCGAAAACACCGCCAACGGGACATTTGCGCTCTTAAACAACAACGCCGGCTCCTCCAACACCGCCTGCGGGTACAGTGCGCTCGCGTACAACATTTCCGGCTACAATAATACAGCCAGCGGGGCAGAGGCGCTCGCCAATAACACCAGCGGCTTCTATAACACCGCCAGCGGATACCGAGCGCTTTACAACAACACCACCGGCTCCGACAACACCGCCAGCGGGGTAGGGGCGCTCTTCAGTAACACCACCGGCTACTCTAACACCGCCAACGGGAGTGGAGCGCTCTACAGCAACACCACTGGCATCGACAATACCGCCAGTGGTGACGATGCGCTCTCGAGAAACACCGGCGGCAACGGCAACACCGCCTACGGGGTAGCAGCGCTTAACAGCAACACCACCGGCGGCGCCAACACCGCCAGCGGGAAGGAGGCGCTCTTCAACAACACCATCGGCAACCACAACACCGCCAGCGGGGCCAGTGCGCTCTACAGCAACACCACCGGCATCGACAACACCGCCAGCGGGTATCTGGCGCTCGGAAACAACACCACCGGCTCCTACAACATCGCCAGCGGGTTCAGTGCGCTCTCGGGCAACACCGGCGGCGGCGGCAACACAGCCCTCGGGTACGGTGCGCTCTCCGGTAACGCCACCGGCAATCTCAACACGGCGATAGGTTACGGGGCGAATGTGGCTATCAGCACCATGACCAACGCCACGGCCATCGGCGCCAACGCCATAGTGGATGCCAGCGACAAGATTCGACTGGGGAACAGCGCTGTCACGGTTCTCGAATGCCAGGTGGGGCTGACGGTCGTCTCCGACAAAAACGAAAAGGAAAACTTCCGGCCGGTGGATGGGGAGGAAGTGCTTGAGAAACTTCGCAAACTTGAGCTTTCGAGCTGGAACTACAAGGGGCATGACCCGAAGCAGTTCCGGCACTATGGCCCGATGGCGCAGGATTTCTTTGCCGCTTTCGGGGATGACGGGGTGGGGAAGATTGGGACGGAGACGACCTTGAACTCCGGGGACGTCGCCGGAATTTTGATGGCGGCGGTGCAGGCCTTGGGGGACGAGAATGCCGAGCTCAAATCCCGGATGGAACAGCTTGAGAAAAAACTGAAGGAACTTCAGGCCGAAAAGCCGCAGGCGGAGGTGCGGTAG
- a CDS encoding pitrilysin family protein: protein MKKRLVTTGVFLLLGLFLAVSTSAKRRGSAKAETKDLPELKHEKYVLPNGLQVILHEDHTVPIVSVNVWYHVGSKNEKVRRTGFAHLFEHMMFQGSEHQPGEFFAPLEKVGGSANGSTNEDRTNYWENVPSNYLELALWLEADRMAYLLPAMDLKKLDNQRDVVKNERRQGYENEPYGKIEALMPELLYPSGHPYSWPVIGSHEDLTAASLEDVKDFFRTYYTPSNASLCITGDFEPAKAKELVKKYFGGIPPGPTVERLKDWPVSFDGEKRVTVPDRVSLPRLYYVWHTPPFYAPGDAELDLLANILSSGKTSRLYKSLVYDRQIAQDVSAFQASRQIGSEFRIMVTAKPGVTMEEIERAVDEELAKIRTKGVSSQELLQAQNNWEAIFVRQLQNVGGFGGRADLLNQYNFFLGDPDKLSWDMNRYLGTTAGAIKETAQKYLDPSRRLVAWVVPQPDFRAEKSTVDFSKMPSPAKEPTFNPPKVQRAKLSNGMEVWLAEEHKLPLVQLEVVVKSGWAGDPKGKPGAAALTAALLDEGTRSRSALEISSEAKSLGAQLSTGSFFDGSTATLNVLKKNLDGGLDLLSDIIQNPVFPAEELERQRQIYLGRIMQESKEPVASAIKAFQKALFGEDHPYSQPYTGSGTEASVKSLQREDLAGYYETYYAPNNAAIVAAGDITMEELLPKLERAFGGWEEKEVPAITIPPGPAIRGSKVVLVDKPGAAQSVIVMGGYGMAMSSPDRYPFQVMNNVLGGQFTARLNMNLREEKGYSYGSYSFGIPTKGTGLFIAFAPVQEKSTKEALTEMKKELSGICGTKPITAEELKNSKDNLIKGYSQEFQTVGAIAGKLAEMVIFGLSEDEFSRYVPSVAAVDGKEAQEMAKKYIRPQATLTVVVGDKAKLASIVKELNLGEISQMEEE, encoded by the coding sequence ATGAAGAAACGCCTGGTTACCACCGGCGTGTTTTTGCTTTTGGGGCTTTTTTTGGCCGTTTCCACCTCGGCCAAGCGGAGGGGTTCAGCGAAAGCGGAGACCAAAGACCTGCCGGAGTTGAAGCATGAGAAATACGTTCTGCCGAACGGGCTGCAAGTAATTTTGCACGAGGACCATACCGTGCCGATTGTTTCGGTGAACGTGTGGTATCACGTCGGTTCCAAAAATGAAAAGGTGCGGCGGACGGGGTTCGCCCATCTGTTCGAGCATATGATGTTCCAGGGGTCGGAGCACCAGCCGGGGGAATTTTTTGCGCCTCTCGAAAAAGTGGGCGGGTCGGCGAACGGCTCCACCAACGAGGATAGGACGAATTATTGGGAGAATGTGCCCTCCAATTATCTGGAACTGGCGCTCTGGCTGGAGGCGGATAGGATGGCGTATCTCCTGCCGGCGATGGATTTGAAAAAACTGGACAACCAAAGGGACGTGGTGAAAAACGAACGGCGGCAGGGGTATGAGAATGAACCGTATGGAAAAATTGAGGCGTTGATGCCGGAACTGCTTTATCCCTCCGGGCATCCGTACAGCTGGCCGGTCATCGGGAGCCACGAGGATTTGACGGCGGCATCCTTGGAGGACGTGAAAGATTTTTTCCGCACCTATTACACGCCCTCCAACGCGAGCTTGTGCATCACCGGGGATTTTGAGCCGGCCAAGGCGAAGGAACTGGTGAAAAAGTATTTCGGGGGCATACCCCCCGGGCCGACGGTGGAACGGCTGAAGGACTGGCCGGTGAGTTTTGACGGCGAGAAGCGGGTGACCGTGCCCGACCGGGTATCGCTGCCGCGCCTCTACTACGTCTGGCACACCCCCCCGTTCTATGCGCCGGGGGATGCGGAGCTGGATTTGCTCGCCAATATTCTTTCTTCCGGGAAAACCTCGCGGCTCTACAAGTCGCTGGTGTATGACCGGCAGATTGCGCAGGATGTTTCCGCTTTTCAGGCCTCGCGCCAAATCGGGAGCGAGTTCAGAATTATGGTCACCGCCAAACCGGGGGTTACGATGGAGGAGATTGAGCGGGCGGTGGATGAAGAGCTGGCAAAAATCCGCACCAAGGGGGTTTCCTCGCAGGAACTTTTGCAGGCGCAGAACAACTGGGAGGCGATATTCGTCCGCCAGTTGCAGAACGTCGGCGGGTTCGGGGGGCGGGCGGATTTGCTGAATCAATACAACTTTTTTCTGGGAGACCCGGACAAATTATCCTGGGATATGAACCGGTATTTGGGGACGACCGCGGGGGCCATCAAGGAGACGGCGCAAAAGTATCTGGACCCTTCCCGCCGCCTCGTGGCGTGGGTGGTGCCGCAGCCGGACTTTCGCGCGGAGAAATCGACCGTCGATTTCAGCAAAATGCCCTCCCCGGCGAAGGAGCCGACATTCAATCCTCCCAAAGTTCAAAGAGCAAAACTTTCCAACGGGATGGAGGTGTGGCTGGCGGAGGAACATAAACTTCCTCTCGTGCAACTGGAAGTAGTCGTCAAGTCCGGCTGGGCGGGGGACCCGAAGGGGAAACCGGGAGCAGCGGCTTTGACCGCGGCGCTTCTGGATGAGGGGACGCGCTCGCGCTCTGCGCTCGAAATTTCCTCCGAGGCGAAGAGTTTGGGGGCGCAACTTTCCACCGGCAGTTTCTTTGACGGCTCGACGGCGACGCTCAACGTTTTGAAGAAGAATCTGGACGGGGGGCTGGATTTGCTTTCCGACATCATCCAAAACCCGGTCTTCCCCGCGGAGGAACTGGAACGGCAAAGGCAGATTTATCTGGGGCGCATCATGCAGGAATCGAAGGAGCCGGTGGCTTCGGCCATCAAGGCGTTCCAGAAGGCGCTTTTCGGCGAAGACCATCCGTACAGCCAGCCGTACACCGGCAGCGGGACGGAGGCGTCCGTCAAGTCGCTCCAACGGGAGGATTTGGCCGGCTACTACGAGACCTATTACGCGCCGAACAACGCCGCGATTGTGGCGGCGGGGGACATCACGATGGAGGAACTGCTCCCCAAGCTGGAGAGGGCGTTCGGCGGGTGGGAGGAAAAAGAGGTTCCGGCGATTACGATTCCGCCCGGGCCGGCGATACGGGGCTCCAAAGTCGTCCTCGTGGACAAGCCGGGGGCGGCGCAATCGGTCATCGTGATGGGAGGTTATGGAATGGCGATGAGCTCCCCCGATCGTTATCCCTTCCAGGTGATGAACAACGTTTTGGGCGGACAGTTCACCGCCCGGCTGAACATGAATTTGCGGGAGGAGAAGGGGTATTCGTACGGCTCGTACTCGTTCGGCATCCCGACCAAGGGAACGGGGCTTTTCATCGCCTTTGCGCCCGTGCAGGAAAAATCCACCAAGGAAGCGCTTACGGAGATGAAAAAGGAACTTTCCGGGATTTGCGGCACGAAGCCCATCACGGCGGAGGAGCTGAAAAACAGCAAGGACAATCTCATCAAGGGATACTCGCAGGAGTTCCAGACGGTGGGGGCCATCGCCGGGAAGCTGGCGGAGATGGTGATCTTCGGGCTTTCGGAGGATGAGTTTTCGCGCTACGTTCCCTCCGTGGCCGCCGTGGACGGCAAGGAGGCGCAGGAGATGGCGAAGAAATACATCCGGCCGCAGGCGACGCTCACCGTGGTGGTCGGCGACAAGGCCAAGCTGGCCTCCATCGTCAAGGAGCTGAATTTGGGGGAAATCAGCCAGATGGAGGAGGAGTAG
- a CDS encoding isoprenylcysteine carboxylmethyltransferase family protein has product MSPIIKTLLFLLLVPVTGVILIPRWILLSAWNRSFEIGNWYLAGIPLIAAGAIFLLWCFWDFATFGKGTPAPIDPPKVFVSRGLYRWTRNPMYLALGLIIIGQAIFFESWTLFIFAACVWAIQHLFVILYEEPALKQKFGAEYESYLKAVPRWLPKKPK; this is encoded by the coding sequence ATGTCGCCAATCATAAAAACCCTGCTCTTCCTCCTCCTCGTCCCCGTCACCGGCGTGATTTTGATTCCCCGCTGGATTCTCCTTTCGGCTTGGAACCGCTCCTTCGAAATCGGCAATTGGTATCTCGCGGGTATCCCCTTAATCGCCGCAGGCGCAATCTTCCTTTTGTGGTGCTTTTGGGATTTCGCAACCTTTGGCAAAGGCACCCCCGCCCCCATCGACCCGCCCAAAGTTTTTGTGTCGCGCGGCCTCTACCGCTGGACGAGAAACCCAATGTACCTCGCCCTCGGTCTCATCATCATCGGCCAGGCAATCTTTTTCGAATCCTGGACGCTTTTCATCTTCGCCGCCTGCGTCTGGGCCATCCAGCACCTCTTCGTCATCCTCTACGAAGAACCCGCCTTAAAACAAAAATTCGGCGCGGAATACGAATCGTATCTGAAAGCTGTTCCACGCTGGCTCCCCAAAAAACCTAAATAA
- a CDS encoding cation transporter yields the protein MNSESQANSALHKKALRLSYFTLGYNLLEGLVSVFAGILAQSTALVGFGLDSFVESLSGGVMVWRFGKKWASKEEEMKSEKKAVHLVAAAFFILGAYVLFESAQKLYERRGAEPSLLGIAIAIVSLIVMPVLFLLKYRTGKKLESKSLVADSKQTLACMFLSAALLAGLWLNYSFQIWWADPAAGLLIAGYLLYEGYETWREGRLCAC from the coding sequence ATGAATTCCGAATCCCAGGCAAATTCTGCCCTGCACAAAAAAGCCCTCCGCCTCTCCTATTTCACCCTCGGCTACAATTTGCTGGAAGGGCTCGTCTCCGTTTTCGCCGGCATTTTGGCCCAAAGCACCGCGCTGGTCGGCTTCGGGCTGGACAGCTTCGTCGAATCCCTCTCCGGGGGCGTCATGGTCTGGCGCTTCGGCAAAAAATGGGCGTCGAAGGAAGAGGAAATGAAGTCCGAGAAAAAAGCCGTCCACTTGGTCGCCGCCGCCTTCTTCATCCTCGGTGCCTACGTCCTTTTCGAATCCGCCCAAAAATTATACGAACGCCGGGGCGCCGAACCCTCCCTCCTCGGCATCGCCATCGCCATCGTCTCCTTAATCGTAATGCCCGTCCTCTTTTTGTTGAAATACCGCACCGGAAAAAAATTGGAAAGCAAGAGCTTGGTGGCCGACTCCAAGCAAACTTTGGCATGTATGTTCCTCTCCGCCGCCCTCTTGGCCGGACTTTGGCTGAACTACTCTTTCCAAATCTGGTGGGCCGACCCCGCCGCCGGCCTTTTGATTGCCGGCTATCTTTTGTACGAAGGGTACGAAACCTGGCGCGAAGGCCGCCTCTGCGCCTGCTGA
- a CDS encoding MFS transporter, whose product MGGTSTTAPPQLLNEYEKPTRSHYQILLLSWAGWVFDFYDLVLYTFLLIPIGKELNLSNVELSYVLGASLTATAVGGVVFGILSDRFGRKAVLQGTILTYSVGTFLSGFSANLPTLILFRVITGLGVGGEWATGQTYVGETFPPNVRGRYGAYMQTGAPIGIALASVVGGFLAPEIGWRACFFLSVLPALLVVVIRRTLPESDLWLERKRRTSEMADASKIKEKSKFLLLFSREHRKFFMLALVLAIFDMSAYWFTYSWLPGYLHQQRQFSLAKSAAWILVTQTGGFLGYFTFGFVADRLGRRPAYTIYSFLMAGGLVMITLLWETIAVSPPVILGCMFLVGFGTGMFGGYGPLFSELFPTDVRNTAMGSAFNLARGVQFFTPVIIAHVATRYGLGGGISIAAFFAVLTGLWIWTFPETKGKKLSV is encoded by the coding sequence ATGGGCGGGACTTCCACGACTGCACCTCCGCAACTGCTGAACGAATACGAAAAACCGACCCGCTCCCATTACCAAATCCTGCTTTTAAGCTGGGCCGGCTGGGTTTTCGATTTTTACGATTTGGTGCTCTACACTTTCCTTTTGATTCCCATCGGCAAGGAGCTGAATCTTTCCAACGTCGAGCTTTCGTACGTGCTCGGCGCGTCCTTGACCGCCACCGCCGTCGGCGGCGTGGTCTTTGGCATCCTGTCCGACCGCTTCGGCCGCAAGGCCGTTTTGCAGGGAACGATTCTGACCTACAGCGTCGGCACCTTCCTTTCCGGCTTCTCCGCCAACCTGCCGACACTGATTCTCTTTCGCGTCATCACCGGCTTGGGCGTCGGCGGCGAATGGGCCACCGGCCAGACCTATGTGGGGGAAACGTTCCCGCCCAACGTGCGCGGCCGCTACGGCGCCTATATGCAAACCGGCGCCCCCATCGGCATCGCCTTGGCCTCGGTGGTCGGCGGATTCTTGGCTCCGGAAATCGGCTGGCGCGCCTGTTTTTTCCTTTCCGTTCTCCCCGCCCTTCTCGTGGTCGTGATTAGGCGCACGCTCCCCGAATCCGACCTCTGGCTGGAAAGAAAGAGACGGACTTCCGAAATGGCGGACGCTTCCAAAATCAAGGAAAAATCAAAATTTCTGCTTCTCTTCTCCCGCGAACACCGCAAATTTTTCATGCTCGCTTTGGTTCTGGCGATTTTCGACATGTCCGCCTATTGGTTCACCTACTCCTGGCTGCCGGGTTATCTGCATCAACAGCGCCAGTTTTCATTGGCCAAATCCGCCGCCTGGATTTTGGTCACCCAAACCGGCGGCTTTTTGGGCTATTTCACCTTCGGCTTCGTGGCCGACCGCTTGGGCCGCCGCCCGGCCTACACCATTTACTCCTTCCTGATGGCCGGGGGACTGGTGATGATAACTTTGCTCTGGGAAACGATTGCCGTCTCCCCGCCGGTAATTCTCGGTTGTATGTTTTTGGTCGGCTTCGGCACCGGCATGTTCGGCGGCTACGGCCCGCTTTTCTCCGAACTGTTCCCGACCGATGTCCGCAACACCGCCATGGGCTCCGCCTTCAATCTGGCCCGCGGCGTGCAGTTTTTCACCCCGGTGATTATCGCCCATGTGGCGACCCGTTACGGCCTGGGCGGAGGAATTTCGATTGCCGCCTTCTTTGCCGTTCTGACCGGCCTCTGGATTTGGACCTTTCCCGAAACCAAAGGCAAAAAACTTTCGGTTTGA